A part of Escherichia marmotae genomic DNA contains:
- the rnhB gene encoding ribonuclease HII produces the protein MIEFVYPHTQLVAGVDEVGRGPLVGAVVTAAVILDPARPIVGLNDSKKLSEKRRLALCEEIKEKALSWSLGRAEPHEIDELNILHATMLAMQRAVAGLHIAPEYVLIDGNRCPKLPMPSMAVVKGDSRVPEISAASILAKVTRDAEMAELDIIYPQYGFAQHKGYPTAFHLEKLAEHGATEHHRRSFGPVKRALGLAS, from the coding sequence CCGCATACGCAGCTTGTTGCAGGTGTGGATGAAGTTGGGCGCGGGCCGTTGGTCGGTGCGGTCGTTACCGCTGCCGTGATCCTCGATCCGGCGCGCCCGATTGTCGGGTTGAATGATTCCAAAAAGCTGAGTGAAAAACGCCGTCTGGCGCTCTGTGAAGAGATCAAAGAGAAGGCGTTAAGCTGGAGTCTGGGTCGCGCGGAACCTCATGAAATCGACGAACTGAATATTTTACACGCAACCATGCTGGCGATGCAGCGTGCCGTAGCGGGGCTGCATATTGCGCCGGAATATGTGTTGATTGATGGTAACCGCTGCCCGAAATTACCGATGCCATCGATGGCGGTTGTTAAAGGCGACAGTCGCGTGCCGGAAATCAGTGCGGCGTCTATCCTGGCGAAAGTGACACGCGATGCTGAAATGGCGGAGCTGGACATCATTTACCCACAATATGGATTTGCCCAACACAAAGGGTATCCAACGGCTTTTCATCTGGAAAAACTGGCTGAACACGGTGCGACCGAACACCATCGGCGCAGCTTTGGCCCTGTCAAACGCGCACTGGGACTTGCGTCCTGA